GCGCGCGGTCCGCTCCGCGGACACGACGCGCCGCCGCTACGCGGCGGGAGCCAGCGCTCCGCGCTGGCCGGCCACTCCGTGGCCGAGCGGACAACTCCGTTGTCCGCAGCTGGAATTCGCTCCGCGAACCCCAGCGTGAAATCCGCTCCGCGGCTTTCACCAAAGACGGCAGCAACAGGGTGGGGGCTTGATTCGGCCGTCAGATCTAATCCAGGGAAAGGAATTGATAATGCATCGATTCTACGCGGCAAATCCAACCGCTGAAACATACTCGTACTGACCCCACTGGGACCCCAGATCCGTAATGATATTCACCCATGCATCGTCCAGAGCTCCCCCGTCCCCCACTGCCCACGCGCGCACCAGAGCATCCCACTGACGGACATTCAAGTTCCGGTATTCCAGAACCCGTTGAAACCTGCGATCGACCTGGGACTGACTGAATGGGTGGATTTCTACCCGCGTGCCGCCCCCACCGTTGAGACGGCGCAGCAGGTAGCGGGCCACGTTCTGCCGGCGCACTGTGTGGTAGGCGGTTTCGATCTGCTGGAGACTTGCTCGGGAGGGGTGGCGTTTTCCTGTCAGCCAGGCCTTGATGGTGCGGTCGGTAACGGTCAGGCCGGCTTCGCGTGCGGCTTGACGGGCGGGTTCCGACTTCGTCAGGTAGTTGAGACGTGCCATGAGGCCACGTTTGGTGGTGATGGGGGTGGTGATGTAGTCGACGAGCTGATCGAGTTGCCGGGCGACGGCTTCGCTGCCTTTGATTCCTCGGGCTCCGTAGTGACCGAAGTCGTATGTTCTTTTCGGCACTTGTGGAAACCTCTTCTGTTCGATCGTCTCAGCTGTTCCAATATTACCTCAATTCAATTGGCAATTCTGAGAGTTGCCCAATCAATGCCATCCGATCCCACTGAGGAAGTCCCGTAAAATCAGGCGTAGCAAGGTTGAGGAGGGCGTTGAACGTGGGTTATTCAGCTCGGCCAGAGCATGGAAGAGGTCTCATCCGATCTCGGTGTCGTGGGCCACGCTCATGCCGAAGTCCGTTGCGCGGTAGCGGCCAACGAGGTGACGCCACCACAGGTCCTGGTCATGGGGATGTCACCGGCTGCTCCACGGACGGGGGTGGCTCGTGGTCAAGGGGTTGGGTTGCTGAGTGGCCCGTGCAGGTGTGTGGGAGGGCATGGTCTCTGTTCGAGGCTGCGGACGAGGGATGTGTCGTAAGTGGTGAAAACTCTGGAGAATCTGAGTTTCAGTCCTGGTCTTCTGTGCGGGGCCGTTGGCTGGGTGGGTCGGGCAGGACGATCTCGGACAGCAATCGTTCTTGCTCGTCCGTGAGTCGGCCGTCGTTCCGCTTGGCCCGGGTCCTGCGGAGCTACGCCCCGATCTCGACGCGCGCGCCGTCGGCCTCGATCCACTCCCGTGCTCCGGGCGTTCGGTTGTGGCGTTCGATGAACGCTCTCAGTAGTTCAGTGTTCTGTTCGAAGGAGCGGCGGGCGTGCATGCCGGCTGAGAGTCGGAGGCGGGCGGGGTCGGCGCCGATCTGAAGCAGCAGCGCGCGTTGGGTGGGCTTGAGGGTTGTGAAGGTGGTGAGTTGGCGCTGTAGCCAGCTCCCGATGTTCATGCCGTCGATGACCGTGTCTCGGCGCAGTGTTGCGAGGTCGTGGCCGGCTTCGATGTGGCGGCGCAGGGTGTGATATTTGCGGTGCCAGTCGGCTCCGTGTGGGAGGAGCCAGTCGGGGTCGAGGGCCGTGAGTTGAGCTTCGCGGTCGGGTGCGAGGCGGCCTTTGCGGGCGGCGGCGCGTTGATCGATGAGGAATTGGCCGCTGGGTCCGGTGGTGGGGATGGCGAGGTGGCCGTGCTGTTTGTACCCCGCCCCATGACCAGCCCGACGACCGCCCCACCACATAGGGCACGGTCTTACAGCGGCTAACACAATGAGGTGGTTCGGTCCTCTTGGCCGTGTCCGCGTCAGGAGTTGAGCGTTGGGCGGATATGGGGACTTCGCCGTGGATCGTGTCGGATGACCTGTGGAAGCGGATAGAGCCGTTGCTTCCGTGCAGGGAACGCCGGTTTCGGCACCCTGGACGGAAGCCGCTGCCGGACCGGCAGGTGCTGTGCGGCATCCTCTTCGTGTTGCACACCGGCATCCAGTGGGAGTACCTGCCCAAGGAGTTGGGCTTCGGGTCGGGCATGACGTGCTGGCGGAGGTTGCGGGACTGGAACGAGGCCGGCGTCTGGCAGCAGCTGCACGAAGTACTGCTGGCCGAACTCAACGCGGCGGCCCGCCTCGACCGGTCGCGTGCAGTGGTCGACTCCAGCCACGTGCGCGCCATAAAAGGGGGAGCCACACGGGACCGAGTCCGGTCGACCGTGGCCGAACCGGATCGAAACACCACCTGATCACCGACGGAAACGGCACACCGCCCGCCGTAATCCTCACCGGCGGCAACCGCAACGACGTCACCCAGCTCATGCCCCTCATCGACGCCATCCCACCCATCAGAGGCAGGATCGGACACCCGCGACGCAAGCCGGACTCACTCTTCGCCGACCGCGGATACGACCACGACATCTACCGCGAACAGGTCCGCCAACGCCGCATCGTCCCGGCCATCGCCCGCCGCGGCACCCTCCACGGCACCGGACTGGGAACCTACCGCTGGGTCGTCGAACGCAGCTCCGCCTGGCTCCACGGCTTCAAACGCCTCCGCATCCGCTGGGAACGGAGAGCCGACATCCACGAAGCCTTCCTCAAACTCGCCCGCTGCCTCATCACCCACCGACAGATCAACTCATTGTGTTAGCCGCTGTTAGTTCAAAGAACTAGGGTGTTGCAACTAGACAGGTAACTGCCAGCCGGGAGCTCGGCCGTCGTCAGGCTGCCCCGTCCTGGTGCCGGGAGTGGCCTCCGGTCGTGTCCACCTCTGCGAGATGTTCGGAGAGCCAGGTGTGGACGGCGATGGCGGTCGTGCTGGAATGATCCTCCAGAACGGTGAAGTGGTCACCGGGCACGGTGATCTCGGAGTGCGGCAGGCTCCATGCCTCGGCGGCCTCGATGCCCGGCAGGCGCTCTCCGGCCCGGACGAAGAGGGTGGGAGCCGCCAGTTCCGTCGGCTTCCAGCGGGCGTAGAGCTCCAGGTAGCCGGCCATCGCGGTGAGCCGGTCGGTCTCGGCCGAGGCGAACTGCGCGGAATTGTCCAGCATGCCCGCGGTCATCGCCGAGAGCGCGGACCCGTCACCGCGGTTGCCGCCGAGGCCGCTGTCCTCGCACGGATAGGTGTCGATCAGTACGACGGCGGACGGCGTCAGGCCCGTGCGCTCCAGCTCCTCGGCGACCGCGTGTGTCACCCATCCGCCTGCCGAGCGCCCCAGCAGGACGAACGGCTCGCCGCCCGCACACGCGCGCACGCCGGCGGCCTGTACCGCCACGAAGGCGTCCCGCGTGGCCGGCAGCGGTTCCCGTGGCAGGAAACCGGGGTTGGGCAGGACCGAAACCGGACGCCGGCCCTGGAGGGCCGCCCCGAAACGGGCGTATTCGTGCGGCCCTGACAGTGCGCTGAGGGCGGGGAAGCAGATCAGGCGGGGCCCGGAACCCCCTGTCGCGAGAGTGACGGCCGAAGGTGGCGAGCCGAGGGCCTCGGGGCCCTCGAACACCTCACGGAAACGTGACGCGATCGTCAGGAGGACCATCCCGTCCCACGCCTTGCCACGGGCGCACGCCGTACGGAAGAGCGCGGACAAGGAGTCGGCGTCCGCGCCCTTCGGAGCCGAGGCCCTTTCCGCGGCACCGCCCTGCCGCCGGGAGGAGGCCCCGCCCGGGGCGGTCCCGGCCGCACCGGGGCCGGTGGTGCCGGGAGCGGCCAGAGGTTCGAGCGCTTCAGGGGCGTCCTGTGACCAGCGTTCCGCCAGGTGGGCGGCGACCCCACGCGGCGTCGGGTAGTCGAACAGGAGCGTGGCCGGCAAGGCCAGTCCCGTGAGCTCCTGGAGCCGGTTGCGCAACTCGACCGCGGCCAGTGAGTCGAGGCCCAGTCCCGCCAGCGCGCGGTCCGCTTCGACCGCGGAATCCTCCGAGCCGTGGCCGAGTGCCAGGGCGGCCTCCGCTCGGACCTGCGCGAGGAGCAGAGCACCGCGTTCGTCCGGAGGCGTGGCGGCCAGCCGACGGCGAAGGGAGTCCTCGGCGTCGGTGCCGAGCCCGGTGAGCGATGCGGAGGTGCTCCGTACGGGCCCCCGGCCCGGTACCCGGGAGAGCGGCGCCCCAGGTGCCCCGGTTGCCGCCGGGTCGAGACGAGCTGCCACCAGGACGGAGTTCCGTCCTTCGACGGCGGTGTCGAAGAGCGAGAGGCCCTCCTCGGTCCGCAGCGAAACGAATCCGGAACGGGCCATCCGGCGCAGGTCCGCGTCCCGGAGCGCGGCCGTCATCCCACCGCTCTGCTGCCACGGCCCCCAGGCGAGAGAAGTGGCGGGCAACCCGAGCGCCCTGCGGTGCCGTGCCAGCGCGTCCAGGAACGAGTTCGCCGCCGCGTAGTTGCCCTGGCCGCCGGAGCCGAACACCCCGGCCACCGAGGAGAACAGGGCGAACACCGCCAGGTCGCTGCCCCGGGTCAGCTCGTGCAGGGCCAGGGCCGCGTCCACCTTCGGCCGCAGTACGCGGTCCAGCCGCTCCTGTGTGAGTGCCGGGATCACACCGTCGTCCAGGACCCCCGCGGTGTGCACCACGCCGGTCAGTGGGTGCGCCTCCGGCACGCCCGCGAGCAGAGCGGCGAGCGCCGTACGGTCGGCGACGTCACAGGCTGCCACCGTGACCTCCGCGCCCAGTCCTGTGAGTTCCGCGCACAGCTCGGCGGTGCCGGGCGCATCGGCTCCGCGACGCCCCACGAGCAGCAGGTGACGCACCCCATGCGCGACCACGAGGTGACGGGCGAACTCCCTGCCCAGCGAACCGGATCCCCCGGTGACCAGGACGGTGCCGTCCGAGCGCAGCCGACGCGACGCCCCATCGGCCGTCTCCGTTGCCGCTTGGGACGCGCGGACCAGTCTCGGTACGTACGCGACACCGTTGCGTACGGCCGTCTGCGGTTCGGGGCTCGTCAGGAGCCGTACCAAGGCCCCCGCGGAGGCGGGGTGGTCATCGACGTCGACCAGCGAGAAGCGGCCCGGGTTCTCGGTCTGCGCCGAGCGGAGCAGACCCCACACAGGTGCGTGGACGAGCGCGGCATCGTCGTCGCGGATGCTTCCGTCCCGCTCGGCTCCGGTGGCGACGACGCCCGAAGTGAGGACGACCAGACGTGAGCCGGCGAGCCGTTCCTCGGCGAGCCAGTCCTGTACGAGACGCAGCGCCCAGCCGGCCGTACGGTGTGCGGCCGACGCGCGGTCCGTTCGGTCGGCCCCGGTGAGCGGAGGGCAGGCGATCATGACGGCAGGTGCGTCTGTGGCCGCCGAGGCCGGATCCGGATAGGCCGTCGGCCCGATGCCCGCCCGCAGGAGTGCGTCGTCCAGCCACGGGCCGGGCTCGCCCAGGAGCCCGTACAGAGGCGGCTTCCCCGGCATCGGGACGGAGGAATCCGGCAGACGCGTCCAGTCCAGGAGGTACAGGCAGTCGCTGTGCGCGCGTACGCCGCTCAACTGCTCGCGGGAGAGCGGCCGCAGGACGAGCGAGTCCACCGTGGCGACAGGGGCTCCGGTCCCGTCGGCCAGCTCCAGCCGGGCTCTGTTCCCCTCCGCCCGGGACACCCGCACCCGCAGTGTGCGGGCGCCGGACGTGTACAGCCGCACACCGCTCCAGGCGAACGGGAGCGACAACAGTGCCCCGGTTCCGCTACCGGTGTCGCCGTCTTCACCGCCCGGGGCAGTCTGGTCCAGCATCAAGGTGTGCAGCGCCGAATCCAGCAGGGCCGGATGCAGGGTAAAGAGGTCGGCGTTTCCGTGTTCCCCCTCCGGGAGTTCGATCTCGGCGAGGAGGTCCTCGCCCAGGCGCCAGGCAGCCCGCAGGCCCTGGAAGGCCGGTCCGTAACGGAGCCCGCTGTGCGCGAGTCCCTCGTAGAAGCCGATACCTGCCTCGGTGCCGGGCGGCAGCGGGACAGCGCCCGCCGGCGGCCAGGGGGACGGCGCGTCCGCGGAGGTCCGCGGTTGCGGAAGGCCGGAGTCCGCAGGGGCCAGGACTCCGGAGGCATGGCGGTTCCAGGGGCCGTCGTCGTATCCGGGAGCGTGCGTCCGCGCGTGGAACACCACGGCCCGGCGCCCGTCCGCGTCCGCTCGCGCCACCTTCACCTGGAGTTCGACCGCCTCGTCGGAGGAGAGCGGAAGCGGCGCAGTCAGCGTCAGTTCCTCCAGTACGGAGGCGCCCACCCGGTCCCCGGCGCGGATCGCCATCTCGACGAAGGCCGTCGCCGGCAGGAGCGCCGTGCCCAACACCGTGTGGTCGGCGAGCCAGGGCTGGTCGCGCAGGGACAGCCGACCGCTCAGCAGCAGGCCGTCGTCGTCCGCCGTCGACGTCACCGCTCGCAGGAACGGGTGGGGCGCGGCGTCCGGCTCCGCCGCGGACCCCGGCGGGTCGGCGTCCAGCCAGTACCGCTCACGCTGGAACGCGTAGGTGGGCAGCGCCGCACGCCGTGCGCCACGCCCGGCGAAGACCGCCTGCCAGTCCACGTGCACACCGTGCGCGTGGAGCGCGGCCACCGTGGCGAGCAGCGCCCCGGCCTCAGGGCGCGGGCCACGAAGCGTCGGGACGGCCAAGGGCGCGGAGCTGTCCGCACGGCCGCCCGAGGTGGCCGTCGGGCCGGGGCTGGGGAAGGCGTCACGTGCCAGGCCCACGAGCACACTGTCCGGGCCGAGCTCCACGAAGTGCGTGGCCCCCCGCTCCCGCAGGTACCGCAGCGTGTCGGCGAAACGGACCGGCCGGCGAACATGGTCCACCCAGTACCGGGGTGAGCAGATCTCCTCGGTGGTCGCGGGCCGGTCCGCCACCGCGGTGACGAGGGGGAGTTCCGGTGGGGAGTAGACGATCCCCCGCGCGACCGCGCCGAAGGCCTCGAGCATGGGTTCCATGTGCGCGGAGTGGAACGCATGGCTCACCCGCAGAAGGGTGGCTCCACGTCCCTGTTCGCGCCAGTGCGCGATGACCTCCAGCACCGCGGGCTCGTTCCCGGAGACGACCACGGAGCGACCGTTCACGGCTGCGATGTCCACCTCCCGCAGTGTGTCCGCTCCGCCCGCCAGATACGCGGTGACCTCGCTCTCGTCTGCCTCTACGGAGGCCATCGCGCCGCCGGCGGGCAGCGCGTCCATCAGCCGGCCCCGCGCCGCGACCAGGGTGCAGGCGTCCGCGAGGGACAGCACACCGGCGACGTGCGCCGCCGCCAGTTCGCCGACCGAGTGACCGGCCACCATGTCGGGACGTACGCCCCAGGACTCCAGCAGCCGGAACAGCGAGACCTCCAGAGCGAAGAGTGCGGGCTGCGCGAAGCGCGTCGTGTGCAGGAGTCCGCCCGCTCGCGAGGCCTCGGTGCCCTTCCGGCCGCCTTCGGCGTTCTCGGTGGCGAACACCACGTCCCGCAGTGGCCGCGGCAGAAGCGGGTCCAGCAGTGCGCAGATCTTGTCGAAGGAACGGGCGTAGACGGGATGGGTCTCGTACAGTTCCCGGCCCATGCCCGCCTGCTGGCTGCCCTGCCCGGTGAACATGAAGGCCACCGGGCCCGCCGGGCGGGGACCGCTCGTGCTCAGGCCCGGCCGGTAGCGGCCTTCCGCCACCGCGTCGAGCGAGGCGAGCAGTTCGTCGCGGTCACCGGCCACCGCCACCGCGCGGTGCTCGAAGTGGGCGCGGGTGGTGGCCAGTGAGAAACCGAGGTCCAGCAGGTCCGCTCCGGGGCGTTCCCTCACGTGGGCGTGGAGTCGCCGGGCCTGCGCCCGCAGTCCCGAGGCGCTCTTCGCCGACACCGGGAATGGCACGGCCGAAACCGGTGCCCCGGCCGTCCGGGCGGCCGGGGATCCGCTGTCCGGGGTCCGCCTGTCCGGGCGGCCCGAGTCATCGGGCTCCTCCACAGGCGCCTGCTCGATCACCACATGTGCGTTGGTTCCGCTGATCCCGAAGGACGACACACCCGCCCGCCGGGGCCGCCCGGTCCGGGGCCAGGGCACCGAACGGGACAACAATGACACCGCACCCGACGACCAGTCCACGCCGGGGTTCGGCTCCTCGGCGTGGAGCGTACGCGGCAGTATGCCGTGCGCGATCGCCTGGACCATCTTCATCACAGCGGCCATGCCCGCCGCCGCCTGCGTATGCCCGATGTTCGACTTGACCGAGCCCAGCCACAGGGGGTGTTCCCGTGCACCGGCCTGCCCGTATGCCTCCAGGAACGCCTCCGCCTCGATGACGTCACCGAGTCGGGTGCCCGTGCCGTGTGCCTCCACTGCGTCGATCTCCGCGGGTTCCAGCCGCGCGTCGGCCAGAGCCTGGCGGATCACCCGTTGCTGCGCCGGTCCGTGCGGGGCGGTGAGGCCGTTGCTCGCACCGTCCTGGTTCACCGCGGAACCGCGCACCACGGCCAGGACCGGGTAACCCGCCCGCCGGGCCTCCGACAGCCGTGTCATCAGCAGCATTCCCGCGCCCTCGGCCCACCCGGTGCCGTCCGCCGCCGCCCCGAACGCCTTGCAGCGGCCGTCGGGAGCCAGCGCGCGTTGCCTGCTGAACTCGATGAAGGACTGGGGCGCCGACATCACCGTGACTCCGCCGGCCAGCGCCAGTGAGCACTCGCCCCTGCGTAGGGCCTGAGCCGCCAGGTGCAGGGCCACCAGCGACGACGAGCACGCCGTGTCCACCGTGACCGCCGGGCCTTCCAGGCCCAGGGTGTAGGCGATACGGCCGGAGGCGACGCTGCCCGCGTTACCGATGCCCAGGTAGCCCTCCACACGTTCCGGTGTGCGGGCGATACGGCCGGCATAGTCGCTGTACATGAGTCCGGCGTACACGCCGGTGGGCGTGGAGCGCACCGTACCGGGTTCGATCCCCGCGTGTTCGAAAGCCTCCCAGGCGACTTCGAGCAGCAACCGGTGCTGCGGATCCATGGCCAGGGCCTCGCGGGGCGAGATCCCGAAGAAGGCCGGGTCGAAGCGGTCGACACCGGACAGGAAGCCTCCCTCGCGTACGTAGGTGCGGCCGGCCCGTCCGGCATCCGGGTCGTAGAGCCCGTCCACGTCCCACCCCCGGTCAGTGGGGAAGGGGGTGATGGCGTCGACACCGTCCTCGACCAGCCGCCACAGGTCCTCGGGGTTCTCCACGCCGCCGGG
The DNA window shown above is from Streptomyces sp. V2I9 and carries:
- a CDS encoding transcriptional regulator gives rise to the protein MPKRTYDFGHYGARGIKGSEAVARQLDQLVDYITTPITTKRGLMARLNYLTKSEPARQAAREAGLTVTDRTIKAWLTGKRHPSRASLQQIETAYHTVRRQNVARYLLRRLNGGGGTRVEIHPFSQSQVDRRFQRVLEYRNLNVRQWDALVRAWAVGDGGALDDAWVNIITDLGSQWGQYEYVSAVGFAA
- a CDS encoding type I polyketide synthase, with the translated sequence MATLRPLPDLLREHARLIGTKTAFQDDRSRVTYEQLEQRTGRLAGHLVNLGLRHGERAAILLGSRVEAVESVLAVLRAGAVGVPMDPRSTTAELAHLLDDSGARVVFTDRSSLGQLLPLLPERPRLSVVLVEDEDQDAGTRGESPAARASGDSVDEAGMFRYTTLAATEPPAPAPDDLGLDEVAWLFYTSGSTGLPKGVLSTQRNRLSSVAAGFVTVLGLSADDRLLWPLPLHHAMGQLLCVLGVTVTGASALLLPRFSVADVLGELRRTDDPFTLLAGVPATYGQLLDAVGTHGLEAPALRGCVSGGAAAPPAFQRAFEEACRVPFLDHYGSTEAGPVTMTAPGTARATGSCGRVLPGMRARIGDSSGTEVPGEGELWVSGPGVMAGYHQRPDDTAEVLRDGWYRTGDLARIGPGGELTLTGRVSELIIRAGENVHPSEVEAVLLALPGIRDAAVAGVPDDVLGEVPAAYLVPAKAGVLDRRKILAACRNHLSPFKVPVTLHEVDAIPRTASGKVRRYALAGLPARPLPAGGLPLTEAGKADLTALVRAEVAAVLGCAVDEVERSTAFRDLGLDSLTSTLLCNRLSAATGLPLSEAAPFDFPTTDELAAHLRARLTSRTTTATPSRPEGTGTDEDPVVIVGMACRFPGGVENPEDLWRLVEDGVDAITPFPTDRGWDVDGLYDPDAGRAGRTYVREGGFLSGVDRFDPAFFGISPREALAMDPQHRLLLEVAWEAFEHAGIEPGTVRSTPTGVYAGLMYSDYAGRIARTPERVEGYLGIGNAGSVASGRIAYTLGLEGPAVTVDTACSSSLVALHLAAQALRRGECSLALAGGVTVMSAPQSFIEFSRQRALAPDGRCKAFGAAADGTGWAEGAGMLLMTRLSEARRAGYPVLAVVRGSAVNQDGASNGLTAPHGPAQQRVIRQALADARLEPAEIDAVEAHGTGTRLGDVIEAEAFLEAYGQAGAREHPLWLGSVKSNIGHTQAAAGMAAVMKMVQAIAHGILPRTLHAEEPNPGVDWSSGAVSLLSRSVPWPRTGRPRRAGVSSFGISGTNAHVVIEQAPVEEPDDSGRPDRRTPDSGSPAARTAGAPVSAVPFPVSAKSASGLRAQARRLHAHVRERPGADLLDLGFSLATTRAHFEHRAVAVAGDRDELLASLDAVAEGRYRPGLSTSGPRPAGPVAFMFTGQGSQQAGMGRELYETHPVYARSFDKICALLDPLLPRPLRDVVFATENAEGGRKGTEASRAGGLLHTTRFAQPALFALEVSLFRLLESWGVRPDMVAGHSVGELAAAHVAGVLSLADACTLVAARGRLMDALPAGGAMASVEADESEVTAYLAGGADTLREVDIAAVNGRSVVVSGNEPAVLEVIAHWREQGRGATLLRVSHAFHSAHMEPMLEAFGAVARGIVYSPPELPLVTAVADRPATTEEICSPRYWVDHVRRPVRFADTLRYLRERGATHFVELGPDSVLVGLARDAFPSPGPTATSGGRADSSAPLAVPTLRGPRPEAGALLATVAALHAHGVHVDWQAVFAGRGARRAALPTYAFQRERYWLDADPPGSAAEPDAAPHPFLRAVTSTADDDGLLLSGRLSLRDQPWLADHTVLGTALLPATAFVEMAIRAGDRVGASVLEELTLTAPLPLSSDEAVELQVKVARADADGRRAVVFHARTHAPGYDDGPWNRHASGVLAPADSGLPQPRTSADAPSPWPPAGAVPLPPGTEAGIGFYEGLAHSGLRYGPAFQGLRAAWRLGEDLLAEIELPEGEHGNADLFTLHPALLDSALHTLMLDQTAPGGEDGDTGSGTGALLSLPFAWSGVRLYTSGARTLRVRVSRAEGNRARLELADGTGAPVATVDSLVLRPLSREQLSGVRAHSDCLYLLDWTRLPDSSVPMPGKPPLYGLLGEPGPWLDDALLRAGIGPTAYPDPASAATDAPAVMIACPPLTGADRTDRASAAHRTAGWALRLVQDWLAEERLAGSRLVVLTSGVVATGAERDGSIRDDDAALVHAPVWGLLRSAQTENPGRFSLVDVDDHPASAGALVRLLTSPEPQTAVRNGVAYVPRLVRASQAATETADGASRRLRSDGTVLVTGGSGSLGREFARHLVVAHGVRHLLLVGRRGADAPGTAELCAELTGLGAEVTVAACDVADRTALAALLAGVPEAHPLTGVVHTAGVLDDGVIPALTQERLDRVLRPKVDAALALHELTRGSDLAVFALFSSVAGVFGSGGQGNYAAANSFLDALARHRRALGLPATSLAWGPWQQSGGMTAALRDADLRRMARSGFVSLRTEEGLSLFDTAVEGRNSVLVAARLDPAATGAPGAPLSRVPGRGPVRSTSASLTGLGTDAEDSLRRRLAATPPDERGALLLAQVRAEAALALGHGSEDSAVEADRALAGLGLDSLAAVELRNRLQELTGLALPATLLFDYPTPRGVAAHLAERWSQDAPEALEPLAAPGTTGPGAAGTAPGGASSRRQGGAAERASAPKGADADSLSALFRTACARGKAWDGMVLLTIASRFREVFEGPEALGSPPSAVTLATGGSGPRLICFPALSALSGPHEYARFGAALQGRRPVSVLPNPGFLPREPLPATRDAFVAVQAAGVRACAGGEPFVLLGRSAGGWVTHAVAEELERTGLTPSAVVLIDTYPCEDSGLGGNRGDGSALSAMTAGMLDNSAQFASAETDRLTAMAGYLELYARWKPTELAAPTLFVRAGERLPGIEAAEAWSLPHSEITVPGDHFTVLEDHSSTTAIAVHTWLSEHLAEVDTTGGHSRHQDGAA
- a CDS encoding helicase associated domain-containing protein; the encoded protein is MWWGGRRAGHGAGYKQHGHLAIPTTGPSGQFLIDQRAAARKGRLAPDREAQLTALDPDWLLPHGADWHRKYHTLRRHIEAGHDLATLRRDTVIDGMNIGSWLQRQLTTFTTLKPTQRALLLQIGADPARLRLSAGMHARRSFEQNTELLRAFIERHNRTPGAREWIEADGARVEIGA